From the Drosophila suzukii chromosome 2 unlocalized genomic scaffold, CBGP_Dsuzu_IsoJpt1.0 scf_2c, whole genome shotgun sequence genome, one window contains:
- the LOC139354290 gene encoding uncharacterized PE-PGRS family protein PE_PGRS46-like, whose product MVGDPAYPSSAAGPEADDALKRMTPDDAPEPAGATPEARDTAGGAELPRGHAEACEDQKRFRDREPIGGRPGPQGGGGAMACPAAGGGGGGTAVVGGTAVVGGTAAVGGTGAVFDARSDAPVAAVHTARVGPGGRPLAPERQAGGSRGGTRGRDGAAEGWQAVRPGHRGRTEVPG is encoded by the exons atggtcggtGACCCGGCCTACCCGAGCTCCGCGGCGGGCCCTGAAGCGGATGACGCCCTGAAGCGGATGACGCCGGATGACGCACCGGAACCCGCG GGAGCGACCCCAGAGGCCCGAGACACGGCCGGAGGAGCGGAACTCCCGAGGGGCCACGCGGAGGCGTGTGAGGATCAGAAAAGGTTCCGGGACCGGGAGCCGATCGGTGGCAGGCCAGGACCACAAGGAGGCGGCGGCGCGATGGCATGTCCGGCTGCgggaggcggaggaggaggaacgGCGGTTGTGGGAGGAACGGCGGTTGTGGGAGGAACGGCGGCTGTGGGAGGAACCG GGGCAGTGTTCGACGCCCGGAGTGACGCACCCGTGGCCGCAGTTCACACGGCACGTGTCGGCCCCGGAGGAAGGCCGTTGGCGCCGGAGCGACAGGCCGGAGGGAGTCGAGGAGGCACCCGCGGTCGCGACGGCGCGGCGGAAGGGTGGCAGGCGGTGCGTCCTGGTCACCGAGGGCGGACGGAGGTACCGGGTTAG
- the LOC139354289 gene encoding probable serine/threonine-protein kinase kinX, with translation MDEAEYPVKLDEALDEAVYPVKLDETVYPVKLDEADDPVKLDEGDYPVKLDEAQYPVNLDEAGDPGWMKLTVYPVKLDEADDPVKRNEAEYPVKLDEYEYPVNLDEAGDHVKLDEADYPVKLDEDENPVKLDEADDPVKLFCSFFTLLLQLKIYI, from the exons atggatgaagctgagtatcctgtgaagctggatgaagct ctggatgaagctgtgtatcctgtgaagctggatgaaactgtgtatcctgtgaagctggacgaagctgacgatcctgtcaAGCTGGATGAAGGAGattatcctgtgaagctggatgaagctcaGTACCCTGTGAATCTGGATGAAGCTGGCGATCCtggctggatgaagctga ctgtgtatcctgtgaagctggatgaagctgacgatcctgtgaaacggaatgaagctgagtatcctgtaaAGCTGGATGAATATGAGTACCCTGTGAATCTGGATGAAGCTGGCGATcatgtgaagctggatgaagctgactatcctgtgaagctggatgaagatgagaatcctgtgaagctggatgaagctgacgatcctgtgaagcttttttgttccttttttactttattactacaactaaaaatatacatttag